The Atribacteraceae bacterium genome includes the window TTCACCACAGTTGCGGCAACGTCTTTGCCATTCTTGACGACCTGCTTGAAATCGGTCTCGATGTCCTGCTGCCCGTTCAGCCCCAGGCCATGGACATCAGGGTGCTCCAAGAACAATTTGGATCCCGGCTCTCGTTCATGGGAGGACTGAGCACCCAGGAGACACTGCCCTTCGGTACGCCAAAACAGGTCAGGGAAGAAACCGGCCGGCTGATCGATATTTTGGGAAAACATCATGGCTACATTGTCTCCGCCTCCCATGAAATTGGCTCAGATTGCAGCATAGCAAACCTCACCGCTTTCCTGGAAGAAATCAGCCACCGGAACGGGAGTGCCATACCTGTGCTCTCAATATAGTGAACGGCAAGAGAGAGCAGAGAACCACTATGCAGAGCTGATAGGGGATGCTATTCGTAAAGACCCAAGCACAGGCTAACCCGAGGAGAAAGCCCCCTCGGGTTAGCGAGATTAAGATAGCTTCGCGGTCCGTTATTTCAAAAACCCTTCGATGGTATCGACATCTTCCGGAGAGAGATTGAATTCGCCGGCTTTGACAGTTTCGGCTATCTGGTTGGGATTGCGCGCTCCCACAATGGCTGAGGTCATTTCCGGCCTCCGCAGCACCCAGGCAATGACCAACTCTCCCACCGTTTTTCCGTAGCGTCCGGCCATGGCCCGGAGCTTTTCCACCAGCTCCAAATTGGCACTGATCTGTGGTTCCTGGAACATCGGATCGTTGCGCCTGTGATCATCCGGAGCAAGCCCCTGTACCCGCTCCCTGGTCATCTTCCCGGTCAACAGCCCTTTTTGCATAGGACTATACGCTACGACCCCGATCTTTTGTGCACCGCAATAGGGGAGAATCTCGACTTCGACATCCCGCTTCAACATACTGTAGGGCGGCTGCAAAGAGGCAATCGGGTGAATAGCCTGAATCCGCTTCATCTGCGCGACACTGAAGTTGGATACCCCGATGTAACGGACTTTTCCTTCCTTGACGAATTCCGCCATGGCTTCCCAGCCTTCTTCAATTTCCTCGTCGGGGACCGGCCAGTGAATCTGGTAAAGGTCGATGACCTCGACCCGCAAGCGGCGCAGGCTCGCTTCAAGTTCCCGCCGGACACTCTCGGCCTTGATCCGGTTGCCGATGTTTCCCTGGCTGTCCCAAACCAGTGCACACTTGGTAGCGATCAGGGGTTTTTCGGACATCTCCCTGATCGCTTGGCCAATCATTTCTTCCGAGTGCCCCAATCCATACACAGCGGCAGTGTCTATCCAGTTCACACCCAATTCGATCGCTTTTTTGATGGCGGCAATCGACTCGGCATCATCCTGGGGACCCCAGCTGAACTTCCAACCACCTCCGCCGATAGCCCAGGCTCCAAAACCGATCACTGAGAGATTGAGGTCGGTCCATCCAAGTTTACGAAATTGCATGATGCAATCCCCCTTTCAGTGCGAACGGATACCTGAAATCCTTCATTCTATCATAACAAATCAAATCGCTCTCCGGTTTGACGTCCTCAAACGGTTAACAGTTCTTCGTTTTTTACTTCATGCGGCGTTTCGGTTTCCTTGCCGGCAAGGCCCAACCGTATTTCAGCAGACTTGAGAATGGTTTCAAGAACTTCCGGATATTTCATGTGGGCAAAGCGAGCCATTTTGACCAAATGACCGTCCCAACA containing:
- a CDS encoding aldo/keto reductase — its product is MQFRKLGWTDLNLSVIGFGAWAIGGGGWKFSWGPQDDAESIAAIKKAIELGVNWIDTAAVYGLGHSEEMIGQAIREMSEKPLIATKCALVWDSQGNIGNRIKAESVRRELEASLRRLRVEVIDLYQIHWPVPDEEIEEGWEAMAEFVKEGKVRYIGVSNFSVAQMKRIQAIHPIASLQPPYSMLKRDVEVEILPYCGAQKIGVVAYSPMQKGLLTGKMTRERVQGLAPDDHRRNDPMFQEPQISANLELVEKLRAMAGRYGKTVGELVIAWVLRRPEMTSAIVGARNPNQIAETVKAGEFNLSPEDVDTIEGFLK